The following coding sequences lie in one Saccopteryx bilineata isolate mSacBil1 chromosome 5, mSacBil1_pri_phased_curated, whole genome shotgun sequence genomic window:
- the SGO2 gene encoding shugoshin 2 isoform X1 yields MLGSLSVMEYPVTETGSLFPSGIRRHMKDKRMSKTTKLNVSLASKIKTKIINNSSIFKISLKHNNRALAQALSREKENSRRITTEKMLLQKEVEKLNFENTFLRLKLNNLNKKLIEIEAHINNNLITAIEMSTLSEFHQSPFPLPASKNKRVSKQCKSMQLPFARVPLTSNDDDDDDDDEEKTKTQCGNVISKTSPDIPSLVSTALSSSTQNNLELLCLKENNQNVCGLDDSEHISSIVDILPKESYSHSGQSSKSSLTSEMKNSQFISHRKEKLPLSNVTKRKRRTSFLESNNPANNSCVTGVDQQWISSPELNWNELNDHTDEVYTKMQRNIQCLPDSSESASEPTAKCMNQVQNNDDFQWQKTVYDADMDLTASEVGQIVTVSTGTKNKSNKKPNDCGIKTFRKVKDSSSEKKRKRLKRQIKNSSDMSVEKEIGNESEKRSVGLNGKGDSEDPNFIFSTEQMTKSNILKTIILHNDLDQDDRQSTENSKKKRIHVTNEQEETYSFFQSSDKLQQESKFDMGQSSLAYNKNKASRQTFVIHKLEKGHLFLNQKDKEIISENLKVTNEFQTADLATKHNGNLCDYETQNMLDLKKHVSDAQPAQQNESKISKKLRQKVNRKTEVISEMNQIYGDNDKDAHGPEIGSFSIQTQEDKEIVCGNSEVSNGFQNPALYTSNNGDLCDYDPHNMLGLQDLITDVFPVQRNKSKVNNNLKQRINRKTVIISEVNHLNNDKSMYSPENGNHFLLTQRDKEIPENLEDSSEFQTPALSTKDNGNLYDCETQSNLGVKKHIHDIQTTCQNESKTDKPRRKVCRKTEIISELNQIHENDDKDVHDPEKDNLFSLTQKDKEMIPENLEDSNEFQVADPSTRDNRNLCDYEAGNILGKKRHVINMPCAKQNESKINKRRRDKGSRKTEIILGVNQTNEFNNKGVHDPENGNYFFLTQEDNETISENPEVTIEFQTAYLSTRGNGNVYDYAPLNMLALKKHVTDMQRTQQNDSKINKNLRQKVNQKTEIISEMDQIYRDNNEDMHNQESYTNLDFKINESKQKLESQGIISGQCMEINSNEKEDCEQISNPYKEVTKHGKKSGKAKQKTKGKTKPIFQLTDSSQTSLSLESALKHVTNEADSDSGNEMGPQKNPKQSTATLNNKRDTPLVEGECQVKRGNKRTPKAKKRKTVIAPPESPEVMQILSDTNKRMPLESEHAGAGKKMENKEIKADFYTKVFESLSQIYSPTIDDSSLNSVRESSRPLHISSSKKSEIGGRILQDLTNTNFVSNNTAKAENKSEDLSVELPSRRRRCAPLHFKEPSLRDKMRR; encoded by the exons ATGTTAGGATCCCTTTCAG TGATGGAGTACCCAGTGAcagaaactggatcactttttCCTTCAGGAATTAGGAGACATATGAAAGACAAAAGAATGTCAAAGACTACAAAATTGAATGTTTCTCTTGCctccaaaatcaaaacaaaaataataa acAATTCTTCTATTTTCAAGATATCTTTAAAGCACAACAACAGGGCATTAGCTCAGGCTCtcagtagagagaaagagaattctcGAAGAATTACAACTGAAAAGATGTTACTGCAAAAAGAAGTGGAAAAACTGAATTTTGAGAACACATTTCTTCGCCTAAAGCTAAATAATTTG AATAAGAAGCTTATAGAAATAGAAGCACACATAAACAATAACTTGATAACTGCAATTGAAATGAGCACTCTTTCTGAG ttcCATCAGAGTCCCTTCCCACTGCCAGCCAGCAAGAATAAACGGGTTAGTAAACAGTGCAAGTCTATGCAGCTTCCATTTGCAAG GGTTCCATTAACTtcaaatgatgatgatgatgatgatgatgatgaagagaaaacaaaaacacaatgtgGTAACGTTATATCAAAGACATCACCTGATATTCCTTCTTTGGTATCAACAGCACTTTCTTCATCAACTCAGAATAATTTGGAATTGTTATGTCttaaagaaaacaatcaaaatgtGTGTGGTTTAGATGATTCAGAACATATATCTTCTATTGTTGATATACTTCCAAAAg aaagctATTCTCACTCAGGCCAGAGTTCCAAGAGTTCTCTAACAAGTGAGATGAAAAATTCCCAGTTTATCAGCCACAGAAAGGAGAAACTACCTCTTAGTAATGTAACTAAGAGGAAAAGACGTACATCGTTTCTGGAATCAAATAATCCTGCAAACAATTCTTGTGTGACAGGTGTAGATCAACAATGGATTTCAAGTCCAGAATTAAATTGGAATGAGCTAAATGATCATACTGATGAAGTGTATACTAAAATGCAAAGGAACATACAGTGCCTTCCTGACTCATCTGAGTCTGCAAGCGAACCTACTGCAAAGTGCATGAATCAAGTTCAGAATAATGATGACTTTCAGTGGCAGAAAACTGTGTATGATGCAGACATGGATTTAACTGCTAGTGAAGTAGGCCAAATTGTTACAGTTTcaacaggcactaaaaataaaagtaataaaaaaccaAATGACTGTGGAATCAAAACTTTCAGGAAAGTGAAAGATTCAAGctctgaaaaaaagagaaaaagactgaagagacaaattaaaaatagttcagaTATGAGTGTTGAGAAAGAAATTGGGAATGAATCAGAAAAAAGATCTGTTGgcctgaatggaaaaggagatTCAGAAGATCCAAATTTTATCTTCAGTACTGAACAGATGACTAAGTCGAACATTCTGAAGACAATAATCCTTCATAATGACCTTGATCAAGATGACAGACAAAGTACAGAGAAtagcaagaagaaaagaatacATGTAACAAATGAGCAAGAGGAAACATACTCTTTCTTCCAAAGTTCAGATAAATTACAGCAGGAGAGTAAATTTGATATGGGTCAAAGTTCTCTagcttataataaaaataaagcttctaGACAGACATTTGTGATTCATAAGTTAGAAAAAGGTCACTTATTCCTAAATCAAAAggataaagaaattatttctgaaaacCTAAAAGTCACAAATGAATTTCAAACAGCTGATCTTGCTACCAAACATAATGGAAATTTATGTGATTATGAGACTCAAAATATGTTAGATTTGAAAAAGCATGTCTCTGATGCCCAACCTGCTCagcaaaatgaatcaaaaataagTAAGAAACTTAGACAGAAAGTAAATCGGAAGACAGAAGTAATTTCTGAAATGAACCAAATATATGGGGATAATGATAAAGATGCACATGGCCCCGAAATAGGTAGCTTTTCCATCCAAACCCAAGAGGATAAAGAAATCGTCTGTGGAAACTCAGAAGTGTCAAATGGGTTTCAAAATCCTGCTCTGTACACCAGCAATAATGGGGACCTGTGTGATTATGATCCCCACAATATGTTGGGTTTGCAAGACTTAATCACTGATGTGTTTCCTGTTCAGCGAAATAAATCAAAAGTTAATAATAATCTTAAGCAGAGAATAAATCGGAAGACAGTAATAATTTCTGAAGTGAATCATTTAAATAATGACAAAAGTATGTATTCCCCAGAAAATGGTAACCATTTCCTCCTGACCCAGAGGGATAAAGAAATCCCTGAAAACCTAGAAGATTCAAGTGAGTTTCAAACACCTGCCCTTTCTACCAAAGATAATGGAAACCTATATGATTGTGAGACTCAAAGTAATTTGGGAGTGAAAAAGCACATCCATGATATACAAACTACTtgtcaaaatgaatcaaaaacagATAAGCCTCGGCGAAAGGTATGTCGGAAGACAGAAATAATTTCGGAACTCAACCAAATACATGAGAATGATGACAAAGATGTGCATGACCCAGAAAAGGATAACTTATTTTCTCTAACCCAGAAGGATAAAGAAATGATTCCTGAAAACCTTGAAGATTCAAATGAGTTTCAGGTAGCTGATCCTTCCACCAGAGATAATAGGAACCTCTGTGATTATGAGGCTGGAAACATTTTGGGGAAGAAAAGGCATGTTATTAATATGCCCTGTGCAAagcaaaatgaatcaaaaataaataagaggcgTAGAGATAAAGGAAGTCGGAAGACAGAGATAATTTTAGGAGTAAACCAAACAAATGAGTTTAATAACAAAGGTGTGCATGACCCAGAAAATGGTAACTACTTTTTCCTAACCCAAGAGGATAATGAAACAATTTCTGAAAACCCAGAAGTCACAATTGAATTTCAAACAGCTTACCTTTCCACCAGAGGTAATGGAAATGTATATGATTATGCGCCCCTGAATATGTTGGCTTTGAAAAAGCATGTAACTGATATGCAACGTACTCaacaaaatgattcaaaaataaataagaatcttAGGCAGAAAGTGAATCAGAAGACAGAAATAATTTCTGAAATGGACCAAATATATAGAGATAACAATGAAGATATGCATAACCAAGAAAGCTACACAaatcttgattttaaaataaatgaatctaaACAGAAACTTGAAAGCCAAGGTATTATCAGTGGACAATGTATGGAAATCAATAGTAATGAAAAGGAAGATTGTGAGCAAATTTCAAATCCTTACAAAGAAGTTACAAAGCATGGGAAAAAATCAGGcaaggcaaaacaaaaaacaaaaggtaaaacCAAACCTATTTTTCAATTAACAGATTCTTCACAGACATCTCTCTCCTTAGAATCAGCTTTAAAACATGTTACTAATGAAGCAGATTCTGATTCTGGTAACGAAATGGGACCACAAAAGAATCCAAAGCAAAGCACTGCAACTCTGAATAACAAAAGAGACACCCCCTTGGTGGAAGGAGAGTGCCAGGTCAAAAGAGGGAATAAAAGGACACCCAaagcaaagaaaaggaagacagTGATAGCTCCTCCAGAGAGCCCTGAAGTAATGCAGATACTATCAGACACCAATAAGAGAATGCCGCTTGAATCTGAACACGCTGGTgcagggaaaaaaatggaaaataaggaaattaagGCAGACTTTTATACCAAGGTTTTTGAATCTTTGTCTCAGATATATTCACCTACCATAGATGATTCTTCCCTTAACAGTGTTCGTGAAAGTTCAAGACCTTTGCATATTTCTTCTAGCAAAAAATCAGAAATAG gTGGCAGAATACTACAAGACTTGACAAATACCAATTTTGTTTCAAATAACACTGCTAAAGCTGAAAATAAGTCCGAAGATCTATCTGTAGAGCTTCCAAGCCGGAGGAGAAGGTGCGCTCCTCTCCATTTCAAAGAGCCAAGTCTCAGAGA
- the SGO2 gene encoding shugoshin 2 isoform X2 has product MEYPVTETGSLFPSGIRRHMKDKRMSKTTKLNVSLASKIKTKIINNSSIFKISLKHNNRALAQALSREKENSRRITTEKMLLQKEVEKLNFENTFLRLKLNNLNKKLIEIEAHINNNLITAIEMSTLSEFHQSPFPLPASKNKRVSKQCKSMQLPFARVPLTSNDDDDDDDDEEKTKTQCGNVISKTSPDIPSLVSTALSSSTQNNLELLCLKENNQNVCGLDDSEHISSIVDILPKESYSHSGQSSKSSLTSEMKNSQFISHRKEKLPLSNVTKRKRRTSFLESNNPANNSCVTGVDQQWISSPELNWNELNDHTDEVYTKMQRNIQCLPDSSESASEPTAKCMNQVQNNDDFQWQKTVYDADMDLTASEVGQIVTVSTGTKNKSNKKPNDCGIKTFRKVKDSSSEKKRKRLKRQIKNSSDMSVEKEIGNESEKRSVGLNGKGDSEDPNFIFSTEQMTKSNILKTIILHNDLDQDDRQSTENSKKKRIHVTNEQEETYSFFQSSDKLQQESKFDMGQSSLAYNKNKASRQTFVIHKLEKGHLFLNQKDKEIISENLKVTNEFQTADLATKHNGNLCDYETQNMLDLKKHVSDAQPAQQNESKISKKLRQKVNRKTEVISEMNQIYGDNDKDAHGPEIGSFSIQTQEDKEIVCGNSEVSNGFQNPALYTSNNGDLCDYDPHNMLGLQDLITDVFPVQRNKSKVNNNLKQRINRKTVIISEVNHLNNDKSMYSPENGNHFLLTQRDKEIPENLEDSSEFQTPALSTKDNGNLYDCETQSNLGVKKHIHDIQTTCQNESKTDKPRRKVCRKTEIISELNQIHENDDKDVHDPEKDNLFSLTQKDKEMIPENLEDSNEFQVADPSTRDNRNLCDYEAGNILGKKRHVINMPCAKQNESKINKRRRDKGSRKTEIILGVNQTNEFNNKGVHDPENGNYFFLTQEDNETISENPEVTIEFQTAYLSTRGNGNVYDYAPLNMLALKKHVTDMQRTQQNDSKINKNLRQKVNQKTEIISEMDQIYRDNNEDMHNQESYTNLDFKINESKQKLESQGIISGQCMEINSNEKEDCEQISNPYKEVTKHGKKSGKAKQKTKGKTKPIFQLTDSSQTSLSLESALKHVTNEADSDSGNEMGPQKNPKQSTATLNNKRDTPLVEGECQVKRGNKRTPKAKKRKTVIAPPESPEVMQILSDTNKRMPLESEHAGAGKKMENKEIKADFYTKVFESLSQIYSPTIDDSSLNSVRESSRPLHISSSKKSEIGGRILQDLTNTNFVSNNTAKAENKSEDLSVELPSRRRRCAPLHFKEPSLRDKMRR; this is encoded by the exons ATGGAGTACCCAGTGAcagaaactggatcactttttCCTTCAGGAATTAGGAGACATATGAAAGACAAAAGAATGTCAAAGACTACAAAATTGAATGTTTCTCTTGCctccaaaatcaaaacaaaaataataa acAATTCTTCTATTTTCAAGATATCTTTAAAGCACAACAACAGGGCATTAGCTCAGGCTCtcagtagagagaaagagaattctcGAAGAATTACAACTGAAAAGATGTTACTGCAAAAAGAAGTGGAAAAACTGAATTTTGAGAACACATTTCTTCGCCTAAAGCTAAATAATTTG AATAAGAAGCTTATAGAAATAGAAGCACACATAAACAATAACTTGATAACTGCAATTGAAATGAGCACTCTTTCTGAG ttcCATCAGAGTCCCTTCCCACTGCCAGCCAGCAAGAATAAACGGGTTAGTAAACAGTGCAAGTCTATGCAGCTTCCATTTGCAAG GGTTCCATTAACTtcaaatgatgatgatgatgatgatgatgatgaagagaaaacaaaaacacaatgtgGTAACGTTATATCAAAGACATCACCTGATATTCCTTCTTTGGTATCAACAGCACTTTCTTCATCAACTCAGAATAATTTGGAATTGTTATGTCttaaagaaaacaatcaaaatgtGTGTGGTTTAGATGATTCAGAACATATATCTTCTATTGTTGATATACTTCCAAAAg aaagctATTCTCACTCAGGCCAGAGTTCCAAGAGTTCTCTAACAAGTGAGATGAAAAATTCCCAGTTTATCAGCCACAGAAAGGAGAAACTACCTCTTAGTAATGTAACTAAGAGGAAAAGACGTACATCGTTTCTGGAATCAAATAATCCTGCAAACAATTCTTGTGTGACAGGTGTAGATCAACAATGGATTTCAAGTCCAGAATTAAATTGGAATGAGCTAAATGATCATACTGATGAAGTGTATACTAAAATGCAAAGGAACATACAGTGCCTTCCTGACTCATCTGAGTCTGCAAGCGAACCTACTGCAAAGTGCATGAATCAAGTTCAGAATAATGATGACTTTCAGTGGCAGAAAACTGTGTATGATGCAGACATGGATTTAACTGCTAGTGAAGTAGGCCAAATTGTTACAGTTTcaacaggcactaaaaataaaagtaataaaaaaccaAATGACTGTGGAATCAAAACTTTCAGGAAAGTGAAAGATTCAAGctctgaaaaaaagagaaaaagactgaagagacaaattaaaaatagttcagaTATGAGTGTTGAGAAAGAAATTGGGAATGAATCAGAAAAAAGATCTGTTGgcctgaatggaaaaggagatTCAGAAGATCCAAATTTTATCTTCAGTACTGAACAGATGACTAAGTCGAACATTCTGAAGACAATAATCCTTCATAATGACCTTGATCAAGATGACAGACAAAGTACAGAGAAtagcaagaagaaaagaatacATGTAACAAATGAGCAAGAGGAAACATACTCTTTCTTCCAAAGTTCAGATAAATTACAGCAGGAGAGTAAATTTGATATGGGTCAAAGTTCTCTagcttataataaaaataaagcttctaGACAGACATTTGTGATTCATAAGTTAGAAAAAGGTCACTTATTCCTAAATCAAAAggataaagaaattatttctgaaaacCTAAAAGTCACAAATGAATTTCAAACAGCTGATCTTGCTACCAAACATAATGGAAATTTATGTGATTATGAGACTCAAAATATGTTAGATTTGAAAAAGCATGTCTCTGATGCCCAACCTGCTCagcaaaatgaatcaaaaataagTAAGAAACTTAGACAGAAAGTAAATCGGAAGACAGAAGTAATTTCTGAAATGAACCAAATATATGGGGATAATGATAAAGATGCACATGGCCCCGAAATAGGTAGCTTTTCCATCCAAACCCAAGAGGATAAAGAAATCGTCTGTGGAAACTCAGAAGTGTCAAATGGGTTTCAAAATCCTGCTCTGTACACCAGCAATAATGGGGACCTGTGTGATTATGATCCCCACAATATGTTGGGTTTGCAAGACTTAATCACTGATGTGTTTCCTGTTCAGCGAAATAAATCAAAAGTTAATAATAATCTTAAGCAGAGAATAAATCGGAAGACAGTAATAATTTCTGAAGTGAATCATTTAAATAATGACAAAAGTATGTATTCCCCAGAAAATGGTAACCATTTCCTCCTGACCCAGAGGGATAAAGAAATCCCTGAAAACCTAGAAGATTCAAGTGAGTTTCAAACACCTGCCCTTTCTACCAAAGATAATGGAAACCTATATGATTGTGAGACTCAAAGTAATTTGGGAGTGAAAAAGCACATCCATGATATACAAACTACTtgtcaaaatgaatcaaaaacagATAAGCCTCGGCGAAAGGTATGTCGGAAGACAGAAATAATTTCGGAACTCAACCAAATACATGAGAATGATGACAAAGATGTGCATGACCCAGAAAAGGATAACTTATTTTCTCTAACCCAGAAGGATAAAGAAATGATTCCTGAAAACCTTGAAGATTCAAATGAGTTTCAGGTAGCTGATCCTTCCACCAGAGATAATAGGAACCTCTGTGATTATGAGGCTGGAAACATTTTGGGGAAGAAAAGGCATGTTATTAATATGCCCTGTGCAAagcaaaatgaatcaaaaataaataagaggcgTAGAGATAAAGGAAGTCGGAAGACAGAGATAATTTTAGGAGTAAACCAAACAAATGAGTTTAATAACAAAGGTGTGCATGACCCAGAAAATGGTAACTACTTTTTCCTAACCCAAGAGGATAATGAAACAATTTCTGAAAACCCAGAAGTCACAATTGAATTTCAAACAGCTTACCTTTCCACCAGAGGTAATGGAAATGTATATGATTATGCGCCCCTGAATATGTTGGCTTTGAAAAAGCATGTAACTGATATGCAACGTACTCaacaaaatgattcaaaaataaataagaatcttAGGCAGAAAGTGAATCAGAAGACAGAAATAATTTCTGAAATGGACCAAATATATAGAGATAACAATGAAGATATGCATAACCAAGAAAGCTACACAaatcttgattttaaaataaatgaatctaaACAGAAACTTGAAAGCCAAGGTATTATCAGTGGACAATGTATGGAAATCAATAGTAATGAAAAGGAAGATTGTGAGCAAATTTCAAATCCTTACAAAGAAGTTACAAAGCATGGGAAAAAATCAGGcaaggcaaaacaaaaaacaaaaggtaaaacCAAACCTATTTTTCAATTAACAGATTCTTCACAGACATCTCTCTCCTTAGAATCAGCTTTAAAACATGTTACTAATGAAGCAGATTCTGATTCTGGTAACGAAATGGGACCACAAAAGAATCCAAAGCAAAGCACTGCAACTCTGAATAACAAAAGAGACACCCCCTTGGTGGAAGGAGAGTGCCAGGTCAAAAGAGGGAATAAAAGGACACCCAaagcaaagaaaaggaagacagTGATAGCTCCTCCAGAGAGCCCTGAAGTAATGCAGATACTATCAGACACCAATAAGAGAATGCCGCTTGAATCTGAACACGCTGGTgcagggaaaaaaatggaaaataaggaaattaagGCAGACTTTTATACCAAGGTTTTTGAATCTTTGTCTCAGATATATTCACCTACCATAGATGATTCTTCCCTTAACAGTGTTCGTGAAAGTTCAAGACCTTTGCATATTTCTTCTAGCAAAAAATCAGAAATAG gTGGCAGAATACTACAAGACTTGACAAATACCAATTTTGTTTCAAATAACACTGCTAAAGCTGAAAATAAGTCCGAAGATCTATCTGTAGAGCTTCCAAGCCGGAGGAGAAGGTGCGCTCCTCTCCATTTCAAAGAGCCAAGTCTCAGAGA